A genomic stretch from Hoplias malabaricus isolate fHopMal1 chromosome 4, fHopMal1.hap1, whole genome shotgun sequence includes:
- the fgfr1op2 gene encoding FGFR1 oncogene partner 2 homolog isoform X1, whose amino-acid sequence MPLRLNCLQTSCLQQDSNTGMACPLEKVLADARCLVERLRDHDNAAETLIEQTTLLNKRVEAMKQYQEEVEALNQVARHRPRSALVLSIQQENRQIRELQQENKELRTSLEEHQSALELIMSKYREQVFRLLMASKRDDPTIVSQLKEQHTSEIQAHIEKINEMATIMRKAIEVDEGRVCEDEERIKQLELENRGLRELLGISREAFLVLKREEASESTSLSPLVSSTDLSMRKS is encoded by the exons ATGCCTTTGAGGCTGAACTGTTTACAAACGTCCTGTTTGCAGCAAGACAGCAACACGG gaatGGCTTGCCCTTTGGAGAAGGTACTGGCGGACGCTCGGTGTTTGGTGGAGCGGCTCCGGGACCACGACAATGCCGCGGAGACCCTCATCGAGCAAACCACACTACTGAACAAACGGGTGGAAGCTATGAAACAG TATCAGGAGGAGGTTGAAGCACTGAACCAAGTTGCAAGACATCGACCGCGATCAGCTCTAGTCCTGAGCATTCAGCAGGAGAACCGACAAATCCGGGAACTTCAGCAGGAAAACAAAG AGTTACGTACGTCTTTAGAAGAGCACCAGTCTGCTCTGGAGCTGATCATGAGTAAATACAGAGAGCAGGTATTCCGTCTTCTCATGGCCAGCAAGAGAGATGATCCCACTATTGTCTCACAGCTCAAAGAACAGCACACTAGC GAGATTCAGGCACACATTGAGAAGATAAATGAGATGGCTACAATAATGAGGAAGGCCATTGAGGTGGACGAAGGTAGAGTGTGCGAAGATGAGGAGCGAATCAAACAGCTGGAG TTGGAGAATAGGGGCCTAAGGGAGTTGTTGGGGATCAGTCGCGAGGCCTTTCTGGTGCTAAAGAGAGAAGAGGCATCTGAGAGCACTTCTCTGTCTCCGCTTGTTTCAAGCACTGACCTGAGCATGAGGAAGAGCTAA
- the fgfr1op2 gene encoding FGFR1 oncogene partner 2 homolog isoform X2 has product MACPLEKVLADARCLVERLRDHDNAAETLIEQTTLLNKRVEAMKQYQEEVEALNQVARHRPRSALVLSIQQENRQIRELQQENKELRTSLEEHQSALELIMSKYREQVFRLLMASKRDDPTIVSQLKEQHTSEIQAHIEKINEMATIMRKAIEVDEGRVCEDEERIKQLELENRGLRELLGISREAFLVLKREEASESTSLSPLVSSTDLSMRKS; this is encoded by the exons atGGCTTGCCCTTTGGAGAAGGTACTGGCGGACGCTCGGTGTTTGGTGGAGCGGCTCCGGGACCACGACAATGCCGCGGAGACCCTCATCGAGCAAACCACACTACTGAACAAACGGGTGGAAGCTATGAAACAG TATCAGGAGGAGGTTGAAGCACTGAACCAAGTTGCAAGACATCGACCGCGATCAGCTCTAGTCCTGAGCATTCAGCAGGAGAACCGACAAATCCGGGAACTTCAGCAGGAAAACAAAG AGTTACGTACGTCTTTAGAAGAGCACCAGTCTGCTCTGGAGCTGATCATGAGTAAATACAGAGAGCAGGTATTCCGTCTTCTCATGGCCAGCAAGAGAGATGATCCCACTATTGTCTCACAGCTCAAAGAACAGCACACTAGC GAGATTCAGGCACACATTGAGAAGATAAATGAGATGGCTACAATAATGAGGAAGGCCATTGAGGTGGACGAAGGTAGAGTGTGCGAAGATGAGGAGCGAATCAAACAGCTGGAG TTGGAGAATAGGGGCCTAAGGGAGTTGTTGGGGATCAGTCGCGAGGCCTTTCTGGTGCTAAAGAGAGAAGAGGCATCTGAGAGCACTTCTCTGTCTCCGCTTGTTTCAAGCACTGACCTGAGCATGAGGAAGAGCTAA